DNA sequence from the Staphylococcus epidermidis genome:
TTTTTGTCTTTTATATTTACGAAGTGCTTTTTTATACTTTCTTTGATCTTCTGTTAAAAAGAAGAAATAGTATATAATATAAATAATTAAAGCTATAATTGCAAAACTAATAATGGCTTTCATAATCGAAAATAAAAACTCATCAAGATTCATCATTAAACCAAATGCAGCTATCGCTAATATTAAATAAAAGATGAATTTGCGCATCTCAAAACTCCTATTAATTTAAATTTGTATTTATTGTTGCAAGTTTTTTTTGACCTTTTTCTATTTTTTTATTATCTTTCGTTTCATATCCTTTTTTTATTGTATTGAATGCTGAAGATAAGTCTTTATTAAGTTGACGTATTTCTTTTTCTTTTTTCTTATCTTCTTCAGATTGTGATTCAGAGTCTACAGATTCTTTATATTTAATGAAAGTACCGTCAATATCATTTAAAATGTCATCTAATTTTCTTTGAATCGCTACTTTATTATTATTTTTATTAACTTTTGATTCAATATCTCTATAATCTTTAATGGTTTTTGCAATAGAGTCGTAATAATCAGATGATGCTTTTAAATTTTTTATTTTTAACTTATTAGATGAAGCCTCTTTAGTATTTTCTTTATCTTGTTTAAGGGCGGCTATTTTAGATTTATGTTCGCCAATTTCTTGATTAAGTTCTTGAATATCAAGTTTTAATTGATGATTATCATCACGTAACTCAGTCGTTTTATCTTCTAAAGGAGCTAAGTTCTGACTTCCACAACCCATAAGCAAACTGCTCGCACCAACTATTAATATTAACTTTTTCATTGTCTTCTCCCTAAACCAAAAACTATTATTATTATTACTAGTTATGCTATCATTTTAATGTATAAAATAAAAATGTACAAATGTAAACGTAGGAGGGAAAAAATGAATAAATTAAGAAAAGTTCTAGATATCATTGAACATAAGCACTTAGATGCAATCATAGTATTATCAGATTATAATAGACGTTATCTTTCAGATTTTACTGGTACAAGTGGTGCACTAATCATAACACCTAAAAAACAATATCTTATTACTGATTTTAGATATATAGACCAAGCTACAGAACAGGCACAGGATTTTGAAATTATAAATCGAAAATCAAGTTTGATTTCTGAAATTAAATCCATATTAGAAAGAGAAAATTTATCAAATATTGGTTTTGAAGGTCATTTAATCAGTTATGATACTTATGTTGAACTTAATAAAGGATTAATTACTTTAATAAGCATATCTAATGAAATTGATAAGATTAGAGAAATTAAAAATAAGGAAGAAATTCAGCTCATTCAAAAAGCGGCTAAGATAGTAGATCAAACATATGAATATATCCTCACTCAAGTAAGTATCGGAATGACAGAACGAGAAATTAAAGCTAAATTAGAAAGTAAGATGTTAGAATTAGGCGCAGATGGCCCTTCATTCGACACAATAGTGGCTTCAGGTTACCGAGGTGCGTTACCGCATGGTGTTGCAAGTGATAAGCGTATTGAAAAGGGTGATATGATTACATTAGATTTTGGTGCATACTATAGAGGATATTGTTCAGATATTACGCGCACGTTTGCAATAGGAGAACCGGATCCAAAACTCAAAGAAATATTTAATATAGTTCTAACTTCTCAAAAGAAAGCTATTGAACAAATCAAACCAGGTATGACTGCAAAAGAAGCAGATGCTATATCTAGAGAGTATATTTCATCTCACAACTATGGTGAGCAGTTTGGCCATTCACTTGGTCATGGTATCGGCCTTGATATTCATGAAGGTCCACTATTATCTCAAAATAGTTCAGATGAATTAAAAATAAATAACTGTGTTACTATAGAACCAGGCATATACATTGAGGGATTGGGTGGCGTTAGAATAGAAGATGACATTCTTATTACAGAAAATGGATGTCATGTCTTTACTAAATGCTCAAAAGACCTTATTATTTTAGAGTAAGCGCGTATAATTGAGGAGGAGACTGAATGATTTCAGTAAATGATTTTAAAACAGGTTTAACGATTTCTGTTGATAACGGAATCTGGAAAGTTATTGATTTCCAACATGTCAAACCAGGAAAAGGTTCAGCTTTTGTTCGTTCTAAATTACGTAATTTAAGAACAGGTGCTATTCAAGAAAAAACTTTCAGAGCTGGCGAAAAAGTTGAGCAAGCAATGATCGAGAATCGTCGTATGCAATATTTATATGCTGATGGCGATAACCATGTATTCATGGATAACGAGACATTTGATCAAATCGAATTACCTGGTGACTACTTAAAAGATGAATTAAATTACTTAAAAGCGAATATGGAAGTTCAAGTTCAATCTTATGAAAGTGAAGTTATTGGTGTTGAATTACCAAAAACTGTAGAACTTGAAGTTACTGAAACTGAACCTGGAATCAAAGGTGATACTGCCACTGGCGCAACAAAATCTGCGACTGTTGAAACAGGTTATACTCTAAATGTACCTTTATTTGTAAATGAAGGTGACACACTAGTGATAAATACTAGTGATGGAAGTTACATTTCTAGAGGATAAACACTAATTAACTAAACTCCAGAGTATACATCAATTAGATGTTATACTTTGGAGTTTTTGTTTTCAAAATGTAAAATTACATAATATAGTATTGTAATTATTAATAAATATGTATATAATTACATAATAATACAATAAGGAGTGTATATATGCATATTTCTATAGTAGGTATCACAGGCTATACAGGACTAGAATTGTTAAGATTAGCACTTAATCACCCTCATGTAACAGTTTCATCGATTCATGCTACAAAAGAAGTGGGAGTGCAAATTTCTGATATATTCCCTCATTTGAAAGGTATTTTTGATAAAGAAATTCAGGTTTTCGACAGTGAATTTATTATGACACATTCAGATTTGGTATTTTTTGCTACTCCGAGTGGCGTTGCAAAAGATTTATCCAAAAATTTCGTTAAAAATAATTTTCCTGTTATAGACTTATCAGGTGACCATCGTTTATCTCCAGATGTTTATCTCAAATGGTATAAAAAATCACCGTGTACTGTTGATATACAAAAGCGTTTTACATATGGTCTCTCAGAAGTAATGAATATTAGTCATCGCAATAGATTTATTGCTAACCCTGGTTGTTATGCAACTGCAACTGAATTAG
Encoded proteins:
- a CDS encoding SA1362 family protein, producing the protein MRKFIFYLILAIAAFGLMMNLDEFLFSIMKAIISFAIIALIIYIIYYFFFLTEDQRKYKKALRKYKRQKRKQ
- the efp gene encoding elongation factor P translates to MISVNDFKTGLTISVDNGIWKVIDFQHVKPGKGSAFVRSKLRNLRTGAIQEKTFRAGEKVEQAMIENRRMQYLYADGDNHVFMDNETFDQIELPGDYLKDELNYLKANMEVQVQSYESEVIGVELPKTVELEVTETEPGIKGDTATGATKSATVETGYTLNVPLFVNEGDTLVINTSDGSYISRG
- a CDS encoding M24 family metallopeptidase translates to MNKLRKVLDIIEHKHLDAIIVLSDYNRRYLSDFTGTSGALIITPKKQYLITDFRYIDQATEQAQDFEIINRKSSLISEIKSILERENLSNIGFEGHLISYDTYVELNKGLITLISISNEIDKIREIKNKEEIQLIQKAAKIVDQTYEYILTQVSIGMTEREIKAKLESKMLELGADGPSFDTIVASGYRGALPHGVASDKRIEKGDMITLDFGAYYRGYCSDITRTFAIGEPDPKLKEIFNIVLTSQKKAIEQIKPGMTAKEADAISREYISSHNYGEQFGHSLGHGIGLDIHEGPLLSQNSSDELKINNCVTIEPGIYIEGLGGVRIEDDILITENGCHVFTKCSKDLIILE